In the Ruminococcus sp. OA3 genome, one interval contains:
- the pap gene encoding polyphosphate:AMP phosphotransferase, which produces MLEQINLTKKLGKGEYKKRMERLEPQLALLQRECKELQIPVMIVFEGFGAAGKGVQISNLIHALDPRGFSVYATGSETEEERMRPFLWRFWTKTPPNGRIAIFDRSWYRKVQVDRFDKITTDYELQYAYDEINAFEQQLSDGGTAILKLFLCIGKKEQKKRFEKLMSDSASAWRVSKGDLKRNEQYEEYKRINDEMLQKTDTDCAPWTIIESVDREFATVKIYMSVIRCLTEAIEAKKKKLEQKELQREENAGGEPVEVQTAPEELLYDSVMRTSSLHSVDLSLTYKKDEYKKYLEDLQSQIEHLHGELYRRRIPVIIGFEGWDAGGKGGAIKRLTERMDPRGYQVNPTAAPNDLERSHHYLWRFWNQVPKDGHVAIYDRTWYGRVMVERIEGFCSETEWKRAYKEINDMEASWAHDGAIVLKFWMQIDKDEQERRFKERMEDPSKQWKITDEDWRNREKWDLYEQAVDEMLIHTSTTYAPWIIVEGNCKYYARIKVLRTVIDAILKRLEDKK; this is translated from the coding sequence ATGCTGGAACAGATTAATCTGACAAAAAAGCTCGGAAAAGGTGAGTACAAGAAACGGATGGAACGGCTGGAACCTCAGCTGGCACTGCTGCAGAGAGAGTGCAAAGAGCTGCAGATACCGGTGATGATCGTCTTTGAGGGATTTGGTGCTGCCGGTAAAGGAGTACAGATCAGCAATCTGATACATGCGCTGGATCCCAGAGGATTTTCCGTATATGCTACGGGAAGTGAGACTGAGGAAGAGCGCATGCGTCCGTTTCTGTGGAGATTCTGGACAAAGACCCCTCCGAACGGAAGAATCGCGATATTTGACAGGAGCTGGTACCGGAAAGTTCAGGTGGACCGGTTTGATAAGATCACAACAGACTATGAACTTCAGTACGCGTACGATGAGATCAATGCCTTTGAGCAGCAGCTTTCGGACGGCGGGACGGCGATTCTGAAACTCTTCCTCTGCATTGGAAAGAAAGAGCAGAAAAAGCGTTTCGAAAAACTGATGAGCGATTCGGCGAGTGCATGGCGTGTCAGCAAGGGAGATCTGAAACGGAATGAACAGTATGAGGAGTATAAGCGCATTAATGATGAGATGTTGCAGAAGACAGATACGGACTGTGCGCCGTGGACAATCATTGAGTCCGTGGACCGGGAATTTGCTACAGTAAAAATTTATATGTCGGTTATCCGGTGTCTGACAGAGGCGATTGAAGCTAAAAAGAAAAAGCTGGAACAAAAGGAGCTCCAGAGAGAAGAGAATGCCGGCGGGGAGCCGGTGGAAGTACAGACAGCGCCTGAAGAGCTGCTTTACGACAGCGTGATGCGGACTTCAAGTCTGCACAGTGTGGATCTGAGCCTGACATATAAAAAAGACGAGTATAAGAAGTACCTGGAAGATCTGCAGTCACAGATCGAGCACCTGCACGGAGAGTTGTACCGCAGGAGAATTCCTGTTATCATCGGATTTGAAGGCTGGGATGCAGGCGGAAAAGGCGGTGCCATCAAACGCCTGACAGAACGCATGGACCCGCGGGGATATCAGGTAAACCCGACGGCAGCGCCGAATGACCTGGAGCGTTCCCATCATTATCTGTGGCGTTTCTGGAATCAGGTGCCAAAAGACGGCCATGTAGCAATCTACGACAGAACCTGGTACGGCAGGGTCATGGTAGAGAGAATCGAGGGATTCTGTTCAGAGACTGAATGGAAACGCGCATACAAAGAGATTAATGACATGGAGGCAAGCTGGGCCCATGACGGTGCGATTGTTCTGAAGTTCTGGATGCAGATTGACAAGGATGAGCAGGAGAGGCGTTTTAAAGAGCGTATGGAAGATCCGTCCAAACAGTGGAAAATTACGGACGAGGACTGGCGAAACCGGGAAAAATGGGATCTGTACGAACAGGCAGTTGATGAGATGCTGATCCACACCTCCACGACCTACGCACCATGGATCATTGTGGAAGGCAACTGTAAATATTATGCACGCATTAAAGTGCTGCGGACGGTAATTGATGCCATTTTAAAGAGATTGGAAGACAAAAAATAA
- a CDS encoding NUDIX domain-containing protein, which yields MIEATSCGGVVIYRGKILTLYKSYKNKYEGWVLPKGTVERGEDYKDTAMREVLEEAGVQASIIKYIGKSQYSFTVPEDTVEKDVHWYLMMANSYHSKPQREEYFVDSGYYKFHEAYHLLKFSNERQILEMAYQEYLDLKKSNLWGNRKYY from the coding sequence ATGATTGAGGCAACGAGCTGTGGCGGGGTGGTAATATATCGGGGGAAGATCCTGACCTTATATAAAAGCTATAAAAACAAGTATGAGGGATGGGTATTGCCGAAGGGAACTGTTGAAAGAGGAGAGGACTATAAGGATACCGCAATGCGGGAGGTTCTGGAAGAAGCGGGGGTACAAGCTTCCATTATCAAATACATTGGAAAAAGTCAATATAGTTTTACTGTTCCGGAAGACACGGTGGAAAAAGATGTTCACTGGTATCTGATGATGGCGAACAGTTATCACAGCAAACCTCAGAGAGAGGAATATTTTGTTGATTCGGGATATTATAAGTTCCATGAAGCTTACCACCTGTTAAAATTTTCAAATGAACGGCAGATTTTGGAAATGGCCTATCAGGAATATCTGGATTTGAAAAAATCCAACCTGTGGGGAAATCGCAAATACTATTAA